Proteins from a genomic interval of Marmota flaviventris isolate mMarFla1 chromosome 8, mMarFla1.hap1, whole genome shotgun sequence:
- the Eef1akmt4 gene encoding EEF1A lysine methyltransferase 4, translating to MASPGSPAPGPELPEQNFEYCEVQYWDQRYQGAADSAPYEWFGDFSSFRSLLEPELRPEDRILVLGCGNSALSYELFLGGFPDVTSVDYSSVVVAAMQARYAHIPRLRWETMDVRMLAFPSGSFDVVLEKGTLDALLAGEQDPWTISSEGIHIVDQVLSEVSRVLVPGGRFISMTSAAPHFRTRHYAQARYGWSLRHATYGSGFHYHFYLMHKGGELSVAQLALGAQILSPPSPPTSPCFFQDSDHEDFLNAIQL from the exons ATGGCCTCTCCCGGGTCCCCGGCGCCCGGGCCGGAGTTACCCGAGCAGAACTTCGAGTACTGCGAGGTCCAGTACTGGGACCAGCGCTACCAAGGCGCGGCGGACTCTGCGCCCTACGAGTGGTTCGGGGACTTCTCCTCCTTCCGTTCCCTCCTAGAGCCTGAGCTGCGGCCGGAGGACCGTATCCTCGTGCTAG GTTGCGGGAATAGTGCTCTGAGCTACGAGCTGTTCCTTGGAGGCTTTCCCGATGTGACCAGTGTGGATTACTCATCAGTAGTGGTGGCTGCCATGCAGGCTCGCTATGCCCATATACCCAGGCTGCGTTGGGAGACCATGGATGTGCGGATGCTTGCCTTCCCTAGTGGCTCCTTTGATGTGGTGCTTGAGAAGGGCACACTGGATGCCCTGCTGGCTGGGGAACAGGATCCCTGGACCATATCATCTGAAGGTATCCACATTGTGGACCAGGTGCTCAGTGAG GTGAGCCGGGTGCTGGTCCCTGGGGGCCGGTTCATCTCAATGACCTCTGCAGCCCCCCACTTTCGTACCAGACACTATGCCCAAGCCCGATATGGCTGGTCCTTGAGGCATGCAACCTACGGCAGCGGTTTCCACTACCACTTCTACCTCATGCACAAGGGTGGGGAGCTCAGTGTGGCCCAGCTGGCCCTAGGAGCCCAGATCCTGTCACCTCCCAGCCCTCCCACCTCACCCTGCTTCTTCCAAGACTCAGATCATGAAGACTTTCTCAATGCCATTCAGCTGTGA
- the Camk2n2 gene encoding calcium/calmodulin-dependent protein kinase II inhibitor 2: MSEILPYSEDKMGRFGADPEGSDLSFSCRLQDTNSFFAGNQAKRPPKLGQIGRAKRVVIEDDRIDDVLKGMGEKPPSGV; this comes from the exons ATGTCCGAGATCCTACCCTACAGCGAGGACAAGATGGGCCGCTTCGGCGCAGACCCCGAGGGCTCCGACCTCTCCTTCAGCTGCCGCCTGCAGGACACCAACTCCTTCTTCGCGGGCAACCAGGCCAAGCGACCCCCCAAGCTGGGCCAGATCGGCCGAGCCAAGCGAG TGGTGATCGAGGATGACCGGATAGACGACGTGCTGAAGGGGATGGGGGAGAAGCCGCCGTCCGGAGTGTAG
- the Ece2 gene encoding endothelin-converting enzyme 2 isoform X1, which produces MNVALQELGSGGNMVEYKRATLRDEDAPETPVEGGASPDAVEVGKGVPPFSPGPSSGMTPGTPRSSGLFWRVTCPHLRSISGLCVRTMVGFRKGTRQLLGLHTQLELILAGVSLLLAALLLGCLVVLGVQYHRDPSHSTCLTEACIRVAGKILESLDRGVSPCEDFYQFSCGGWIRRNPLPDGRSRWNTFNSLWDQNQAILKHLLENTTFNSSSEAERKTQRFYLSCLQVERIEELGAQPLRDLIDKIGGWNITGPWDQDNFMEVLKAVAGTYRATPFFTVYISADSKSSNSNVIQVDQSGLFLPSRDYYLNRTANEKVLTAYLDYMEELGMLLGGQPTSTREQMRQVLELETQLANITVPQDQRRDEEKIYHKMSISELQALAPSMDWLEFLSFLLSPLELGDSEPVVVYGTDYLQQVSELINRTEPSVLNNYLIWNLVQKTTSSLDRRFESAQEKLLETLYGTKKSCTPRWQTCISNTDDALGFALGSLFVKATFDRQSKEIAEGMISEIRSAFEEALGQLVWMDEKTRQAAKEKADAIYDMIGFPDFILEPKELDDVYDGYEVSEDSFFQNMLNLYNFSAKVMADQLRKPPSRDQWSMTPQTVNAYYLPTKNEIVFPAGILQAPFYARNHPKALNFGGIGVVMGHELTHAFDDQGREYDKEGNLRPWWQNESLAAFRNHTACMEEQYNQYQVNGERLNGRQTLGENIADNGGLKAAYNAYKAWLRKHGEEQQLPAVGLTNHQLFFVGFAQVWCSVRTPESSHEGLVTDPHSPARFRVLGTLSNSRDFLRHFGCPVGSSMNPGQLCEVW; this is translated from the exons ATGAACGTCGCGCTTCAGGAGCTGGGCAGCGGCGGCAAC ATGGTGGAGTACAAACGGGCCACTCTTCGGGATGAAGACGCACCGGAGACCCCCGTAGAGGGCGGGGCCTCCCCAGACGCCGTGGAGGTGGGCAAGGGGGTTCCCCCTTTCTCACCAGGCCCCAGCTCTGGCATGACGCCTGGCACACCCAGGAGCTCTGGGCTGTTCTGGAGGGTCACCTGCCCCCATCTCCGCTCCATCTCTGGCCTCTGCGTTAGGACTATG GTGGGATTCCGGAAGGGGACAAGACAACTTTTAGGCTTGCACACCCAGTTGGAGCTGATCTTGGCAGGTGTCTCTTTACTGCTGGCTGCACTGCTTCTGGGCTGCTTGGTGGTCCTGGGGGTCCAGTACCACAGAG ACCCATCCCACAGTACCTGCCTCACAGAGGCCTGCATTCGAGTGGCTGGAAAAATCTTGGAGTCCCTAGACCGTGGGGTGAGTCCCTGTGAAGACTTTTACCAGTTCTCCTGTGGGGGCTGGATTCGGAGGAACCCTCTGCCAGATGGGCGTTCTCGCTGGAACACCTTCAATAGCCTCTGGGACCAGAACCAGGCCATACTGAAGCACCTGCTTG AGAACACCACCTTCAACTCCAGCAGCGAAGCTGAGCGGAAGACACAGCGCTTCTACCTGTCCTGCCTACAGGTGGAGCGCATTGAGGAGTTGGGAGCCCAGCCACTAAGAGACCTCATTGACAAG ATCGGTGGTTGGAACATTACGGGGCCCTGGGACCAGGACAACTTCATGGAGGTGCTAAAGGCAGTAGCAGGGACCTACAGGGCCACCCCGTTCTTCACCGTCTACATCAGTGCCGACTCCAAGAGTTCCAACAGCAATGTCATCCAG GTGGACCAGTCTGGGCTCTTTCTGCCCTCTCGAGATTACTACTTAAACAGAACCGCCAATGAGAAA GTGCTCACAGCCTACCTGGACTACATGGAGGAGCTGGGGATGCTACTTGGTGGACAGCCAACTTCCACCCGGGAACAAATGAGGCAGGTGCTGGAGCTGGAGACACAACTGGCCAACATCACAGTACCCCAGGACCAGCGGCGGGATGAGGAGAAGATCTATCACAAGATGAGCATCTCAGAGCTGCAG GCTCTGGCGCCCTCCATGGACTGGCTTGAGTTCCTGTCTTTCTTGCTGTCACCATTGGAGTTGGGTGACTCTGAGCCTGTGGTGGTGTATGGGACGGATTATTTGCAGCAGGTGTCAGAACTCATCAACCGCACCGAACCAAG TGTCCTGAACAATTACCTGATCTGGAACCTGGTGCAAAAGACGACCTCGAGCCTAGATCGGCGCTTTGAGTCTGCACAAGAAAAGCTGCTGGAGACCCTCTATGGCACCAAGAAG TCCTGCACACCACGATGGCAGACCTGCATCTCCAACACGGATGATGCCCTTGGCTTTGCTTTGGGATCCCTCTTTGTGAAGGCCACATTTGACCGACAAAGCAAGGAAATT GCAGAGGGGATGATCAGTGAAATTCGTTCTGCTTTTGAGGAGGCTCTGGGACAGCTGGTTTGGATGGATGAGAAGACCCGTCAGGCAGCCAAGGAGAAA GCAGACGCCATCTATGATATGATTGGTTTCCCGGACTTTATCCTGGAGCCCAAAGAGCTGGATGATGTTTATGATGGG TATGAAGTCTCTGAAGATTCTTTCTTCCAAAACATGTTGAATTTGTACAACTTCTCTGCTAAGGTGATGGCTGACCAGCTCCGCAAGCCTCCCAGCCGAGACCA GTGGAGTATGACCCCTCAGACGGTGAATGCTTATTACCTTCCAACCAAGAATGAAATTGTCTTCCCTGCTGGCATCCTGCAGGCCCCCTTCTATGCCCGCAACCACCCCAA GGCCCTGAACTTTGGAGGTATTGGCGTCGTCATGGGTCATGAGTTGACACATGCTTTTGATGACCAAG GTCGTGAGTATGACAAGGAAGGGAATCTGCGACCCTGGTGGCAGAATGAGTCACTGGCAGCCTTCCGCAATCACACGGCCTGCATGGAGGAACAGTATAACCAGTACCAAGTCAATGGGGAGAGGCTCAATGGCCGCCAGACACTGGGGGAGAACATCGCTGACAATGGGGGGCTTAAGGCTGCCTACAAT GCTTACAAAGCATGGCTCAGGAAGCATGGGGAGGAGCAGCAGCTGCCAGCCGTGGGGCTCACCAATCACCAGCTCTTCTTTGTGGGATTTGCCCAG GTGTGGTGCTCAGTCCGCACACCAGAGAGCTCTCACGAGGGGCTGGTGACCGACCCCCATAGCCCTGCCCGCTTCCGCGTGCTGGGCACTCTCTCCAACTCCCGTGACTTCCTGCGGCACTTCGGCTGCCCTGTCGGTTCCTCCATGAACCCAGGGCAGCTGTGTGAGGTGTGGTAG
- the Ece2 gene encoding endothelin-converting enzyme 2 isoform X2, which produces MNVALQELGSGGNMVEYKRATLRDEDAPETPVEGGASPDAVEVGFRKGTRQLLGLHTQLELILAGVSLLLAALLLGCLVVLGVQYHRDPSHSTCLTEACIRVAGKILESLDRGVSPCEDFYQFSCGGWIRRNPLPDGRSRWNTFNSLWDQNQAILKHLLENTTFNSSSEAERKTQRFYLSCLQVERIEELGAQPLRDLIDKIGGWNITGPWDQDNFMEVLKAVAGTYRATPFFTVYISADSKSSNSNVIQVDQSGLFLPSRDYYLNRTANEKVLTAYLDYMEELGMLLGGQPTSTREQMRQVLELETQLANITVPQDQRRDEEKIYHKMSISELQALAPSMDWLEFLSFLLSPLELGDSEPVVVYGTDYLQQVSELINRTEPSVLNNYLIWNLVQKTTSSLDRRFESAQEKLLETLYGTKKSCTPRWQTCISNTDDALGFALGSLFVKATFDRQSKEIAEGMISEIRSAFEEALGQLVWMDEKTRQAAKEKADAIYDMIGFPDFILEPKELDDVYDGYEVSEDSFFQNMLNLYNFSAKVMADQLRKPPSRDQWSMTPQTVNAYYLPTKNEIVFPAGILQAPFYARNHPKALNFGGIGVVMGHELTHAFDDQGREYDKEGNLRPWWQNESLAAFRNHTACMEEQYNQYQVNGERLNGRQTLGENIADNGGLKAAYNAYKAWLRKHGEEQQLPAVGLTNHQLFFVGFAQVWCSVRTPESSHEGLVTDPHSPARFRVLGTLSNSRDFLRHFGCPVGSSMNPGQLCEVW; this is translated from the exons ATGAACGTCGCGCTTCAGGAGCTGGGCAGCGGCGGCAAC ATGGTGGAGTACAAACGGGCCACTCTTCGGGATGAAGACGCACCGGAGACCCCCGTAGAGGGCGGGGCCTCCCCAGACGCCGTGGAG GTGGGATTCCGGAAGGGGACAAGACAACTTTTAGGCTTGCACACCCAGTTGGAGCTGATCTTGGCAGGTGTCTCTTTACTGCTGGCTGCACTGCTTCTGGGCTGCTTGGTGGTCCTGGGGGTCCAGTACCACAGAG ACCCATCCCACAGTACCTGCCTCACAGAGGCCTGCATTCGAGTGGCTGGAAAAATCTTGGAGTCCCTAGACCGTGGGGTGAGTCCCTGTGAAGACTTTTACCAGTTCTCCTGTGGGGGCTGGATTCGGAGGAACCCTCTGCCAGATGGGCGTTCTCGCTGGAACACCTTCAATAGCCTCTGGGACCAGAACCAGGCCATACTGAAGCACCTGCTTG AGAACACCACCTTCAACTCCAGCAGCGAAGCTGAGCGGAAGACACAGCGCTTCTACCTGTCCTGCCTACAGGTGGAGCGCATTGAGGAGTTGGGAGCCCAGCCACTAAGAGACCTCATTGACAAG ATCGGTGGTTGGAACATTACGGGGCCCTGGGACCAGGACAACTTCATGGAGGTGCTAAAGGCAGTAGCAGGGACCTACAGGGCCACCCCGTTCTTCACCGTCTACATCAGTGCCGACTCCAAGAGTTCCAACAGCAATGTCATCCAG GTGGACCAGTCTGGGCTCTTTCTGCCCTCTCGAGATTACTACTTAAACAGAACCGCCAATGAGAAA GTGCTCACAGCCTACCTGGACTACATGGAGGAGCTGGGGATGCTACTTGGTGGACAGCCAACTTCCACCCGGGAACAAATGAGGCAGGTGCTGGAGCTGGAGACACAACTGGCCAACATCACAGTACCCCAGGACCAGCGGCGGGATGAGGAGAAGATCTATCACAAGATGAGCATCTCAGAGCTGCAG GCTCTGGCGCCCTCCATGGACTGGCTTGAGTTCCTGTCTTTCTTGCTGTCACCATTGGAGTTGGGTGACTCTGAGCCTGTGGTGGTGTATGGGACGGATTATTTGCAGCAGGTGTCAGAACTCATCAACCGCACCGAACCAAG TGTCCTGAACAATTACCTGATCTGGAACCTGGTGCAAAAGACGACCTCGAGCCTAGATCGGCGCTTTGAGTCTGCACAAGAAAAGCTGCTGGAGACCCTCTATGGCACCAAGAAG TCCTGCACACCACGATGGCAGACCTGCATCTCCAACACGGATGATGCCCTTGGCTTTGCTTTGGGATCCCTCTTTGTGAAGGCCACATTTGACCGACAAAGCAAGGAAATT GCAGAGGGGATGATCAGTGAAATTCGTTCTGCTTTTGAGGAGGCTCTGGGACAGCTGGTTTGGATGGATGAGAAGACCCGTCAGGCAGCCAAGGAGAAA GCAGACGCCATCTATGATATGATTGGTTTCCCGGACTTTATCCTGGAGCCCAAAGAGCTGGATGATGTTTATGATGGG TATGAAGTCTCTGAAGATTCTTTCTTCCAAAACATGTTGAATTTGTACAACTTCTCTGCTAAGGTGATGGCTGACCAGCTCCGCAAGCCTCCCAGCCGAGACCA GTGGAGTATGACCCCTCAGACGGTGAATGCTTATTACCTTCCAACCAAGAATGAAATTGTCTTCCCTGCTGGCATCCTGCAGGCCCCCTTCTATGCCCGCAACCACCCCAA GGCCCTGAACTTTGGAGGTATTGGCGTCGTCATGGGTCATGAGTTGACACATGCTTTTGATGACCAAG GTCGTGAGTATGACAAGGAAGGGAATCTGCGACCCTGGTGGCAGAATGAGTCACTGGCAGCCTTCCGCAATCACACGGCCTGCATGGAGGAACAGTATAACCAGTACCAAGTCAATGGGGAGAGGCTCAATGGCCGCCAGACACTGGGGGAGAACATCGCTGACAATGGGGGGCTTAAGGCTGCCTACAAT GCTTACAAAGCATGGCTCAGGAAGCATGGGGAGGAGCAGCAGCTGCCAGCCGTGGGGCTCACCAATCACCAGCTCTTCTTTGTGGGATTTGCCCAG GTGTGGTGCTCAGTCCGCACACCAGAGAGCTCTCACGAGGGGCTGGTGACCGACCCCCATAGCCCTGCCCGCTTCCGCGTGCTGGGCACTCTCTCCAACTCCCGTGACTTCCTGCGGCACTTCGGCTGCCCTGTCGGTTCCTCCATGAACCCAGGGCAGCTGTGTGAGGTGTGGTAG
- the Ece2 gene encoding endothelin-converting enzyme 2 isoform X3 → MNVALQELGSGGNVGFRKGTRQLLGLHTQLELILAGVSLLLAALLLGCLVVLGVQYHRDPSHSTCLTEACIRVAGKILESLDRGVSPCEDFYQFSCGGWIRRNPLPDGRSRWNTFNSLWDQNQAILKHLLENTTFNSSSEAERKTQRFYLSCLQVERIEELGAQPLRDLIDKIGGWNITGPWDQDNFMEVLKAVAGTYRATPFFTVYISADSKSSNSNVIQVDQSGLFLPSRDYYLNRTANEKVLTAYLDYMEELGMLLGGQPTSTREQMRQVLELETQLANITVPQDQRRDEEKIYHKMSISELQALAPSMDWLEFLSFLLSPLELGDSEPVVVYGTDYLQQVSELINRTEPSVLNNYLIWNLVQKTTSSLDRRFESAQEKLLETLYGTKKSCTPRWQTCISNTDDALGFALGSLFVKATFDRQSKEIAEGMISEIRSAFEEALGQLVWMDEKTRQAAKEKADAIYDMIGFPDFILEPKELDDVYDGYEVSEDSFFQNMLNLYNFSAKVMADQLRKPPSRDQWSMTPQTVNAYYLPTKNEIVFPAGILQAPFYARNHPKALNFGGIGVVMGHELTHAFDDQGREYDKEGNLRPWWQNESLAAFRNHTACMEEQYNQYQVNGERLNGRQTLGENIADNGGLKAAYNAYKAWLRKHGEEQQLPAVGLTNHQLFFVGFAQVWCSVRTPESSHEGLVTDPHSPARFRVLGTLSNSRDFLRHFGCPVGSSMNPGQLCEVW, encoded by the exons ATGAACGTCGCGCTTCAGGAGCTGGGCAGCGGCGGCAAC GTGGGATTCCGGAAGGGGACAAGACAACTTTTAGGCTTGCACACCCAGTTGGAGCTGATCTTGGCAGGTGTCTCTTTACTGCTGGCTGCACTGCTTCTGGGCTGCTTGGTGGTCCTGGGGGTCCAGTACCACAGAG ACCCATCCCACAGTACCTGCCTCACAGAGGCCTGCATTCGAGTGGCTGGAAAAATCTTGGAGTCCCTAGACCGTGGGGTGAGTCCCTGTGAAGACTTTTACCAGTTCTCCTGTGGGGGCTGGATTCGGAGGAACCCTCTGCCAGATGGGCGTTCTCGCTGGAACACCTTCAATAGCCTCTGGGACCAGAACCAGGCCATACTGAAGCACCTGCTTG AGAACACCACCTTCAACTCCAGCAGCGAAGCTGAGCGGAAGACACAGCGCTTCTACCTGTCCTGCCTACAGGTGGAGCGCATTGAGGAGTTGGGAGCCCAGCCACTAAGAGACCTCATTGACAAG ATCGGTGGTTGGAACATTACGGGGCCCTGGGACCAGGACAACTTCATGGAGGTGCTAAAGGCAGTAGCAGGGACCTACAGGGCCACCCCGTTCTTCACCGTCTACATCAGTGCCGACTCCAAGAGTTCCAACAGCAATGTCATCCAG GTGGACCAGTCTGGGCTCTTTCTGCCCTCTCGAGATTACTACTTAAACAGAACCGCCAATGAGAAA GTGCTCACAGCCTACCTGGACTACATGGAGGAGCTGGGGATGCTACTTGGTGGACAGCCAACTTCCACCCGGGAACAAATGAGGCAGGTGCTGGAGCTGGAGACACAACTGGCCAACATCACAGTACCCCAGGACCAGCGGCGGGATGAGGAGAAGATCTATCACAAGATGAGCATCTCAGAGCTGCAG GCTCTGGCGCCCTCCATGGACTGGCTTGAGTTCCTGTCTTTCTTGCTGTCACCATTGGAGTTGGGTGACTCTGAGCCTGTGGTGGTGTATGGGACGGATTATTTGCAGCAGGTGTCAGAACTCATCAACCGCACCGAACCAAG TGTCCTGAACAATTACCTGATCTGGAACCTGGTGCAAAAGACGACCTCGAGCCTAGATCGGCGCTTTGAGTCTGCACAAGAAAAGCTGCTGGAGACCCTCTATGGCACCAAGAAG TCCTGCACACCACGATGGCAGACCTGCATCTCCAACACGGATGATGCCCTTGGCTTTGCTTTGGGATCCCTCTTTGTGAAGGCCACATTTGACCGACAAAGCAAGGAAATT GCAGAGGGGATGATCAGTGAAATTCGTTCTGCTTTTGAGGAGGCTCTGGGACAGCTGGTTTGGATGGATGAGAAGACCCGTCAGGCAGCCAAGGAGAAA GCAGACGCCATCTATGATATGATTGGTTTCCCGGACTTTATCCTGGAGCCCAAAGAGCTGGATGATGTTTATGATGGG TATGAAGTCTCTGAAGATTCTTTCTTCCAAAACATGTTGAATTTGTACAACTTCTCTGCTAAGGTGATGGCTGACCAGCTCCGCAAGCCTCCCAGCCGAGACCA GTGGAGTATGACCCCTCAGACGGTGAATGCTTATTACCTTCCAACCAAGAATGAAATTGTCTTCCCTGCTGGCATCCTGCAGGCCCCCTTCTATGCCCGCAACCACCCCAA GGCCCTGAACTTTGGAGGTATTGGCGTCGTCATGGGTCATGAGTTGACACATGCTTTTGATGACCAAG GTCGTGAGTATGACAAGGAAGGGAATCTGCGACCCTGGTGGCAGAATGAGTCACTGGCAGCCTTCCGCAATCACACGGCCTGCATGGAGGAACAGTATAACCAGTACCAAGTCAATGGGGAGAGGCTCAATGGCCGCCAGACACTGGGGGAGAACATCGCTGACAATGGGGGGCTTAAGGCTGCCTACAAT GCTTACAAAGCATGGCTCAGGAAGCATGGGGAGGAGCAGCAGCTGCCAGCCGTGGGGCTCACCAATCACCAGCTCTTCTTTGTGGGATTTGCCCAG GTGTGGTGCTCAGTCCGCACACCAGAGAGCTCTCACGAGGGGCTGGTGACCGACCCCCATAGCCCTGCCCGCTTCCGCGTGCTGGGCACTCTCTCCAACTCCCGTGACTTCCTGCGGCACTTCGGCTGCCCTGTCGGTTCCTCCATGAACCCAGGGCAGCTGTGTGAGGTGTGGTAG